DNA from Methanolacinia paynteri:
CTTGATCCCCGTAAGGCTGCAGAACTGGGGATTAAAAAAGGTCCCCTGCTTGGAGAGCTTGCTTCAGGCAGGGAAGTGGAGGTCGACGGCAGAAAGATCAGCCCGTCCATGGTTCTTACAGTTGAGGAGAAGATCCTCAGAATACCCGGGTTGGAAGGATATCTATGATGAAATCAATTGTTGAAGAAGCGCTCAGCCGAGCAAACGAGGACGCAGAGATGATTGTTGACCGCCCTCAGGATAATGACGAGGAGCTCGAAGAGATCCTCCGCTCTCTAAGGACTGAAATTACTGTCGTGGGATGCGGTGGCGGAGGTTCGAATACCGTTACAAGGATGGCGGAAGAGGGAATCGACGGAGCAACCCTACTCGCCGTAAATACGGATGCCCAGCATCTGATAAGAACAAAGGCCGACAAGAGAATTCTCATCGGAAGACAGCGGACAAAGGGTTTCGGTGCAGGTTCGGTTCCCCAGGTTGGCGAAGAGGCGGCACTTGAAAACGAGGAGGAGATCCGCGGTGTTCTCTCCAACAGCGATATGGTCTTTATCACTGCAGGTCTCGGCGGCGGAACAGGTACCGGGTCTGCACCCGTCATCGCAAACGCCGCACGCGAACAGGGAGCGCTTACAATTGCGATCGTTACACTTCCGTTTACGGCTGAAGGCGCAATCCGTATGGAGAACGCGGAAGCCGGACTCGAGAGGCTTCGCGATGTTGCGGACACCGTGATCGTCGTTCCGAACGACCGCCTGCTTGAAGTCGTACCCCGCCTTCCACTGCACGCGGCCTTCAAAGTATCCGATGAAGTTTTGATGCGTGCCGTCAAAGGTATAACGGAACTTATCACACAGCCGGGGCTCGTCAACCTCGACTTCGCAGATGTCAGGACCGTCATGGAGCGTGGCGGCGTTGCAATGATCGGCATGGGTGAGAGTGACAGTGAGGATAAAGCCGCGGATTCGGTCAAGAAAGCACTCCGTTCTCCGCTCCTGGATGTGGATATATCCAATGCGTCGGCCGCTCTCGTCAATGTCGTCGGAGGTCCGGATATGACGATGGAGGAGGCCGAAGGAGTAGTCCAGGAGGTATACGAGAGGATTGATCCCGATGCGCGTATTATCTGGGGTGCCCAGGTCGATCCGGAGATGCACCACAAGATGCGCACCATGCTCGTCGTAACGGGGGTAAATTCCCCGCAGATCTACGGGCGCGGTGAAGATTCCGGTACACAATCCGGGCAGCCCCGCCGTGAATATGATATTGACTTTCTCAGGTGAAGAGTAAAAATGGCATTTAAATTCGATGAAGAACTGTTTAAGAAATACTGGCGCGTTCTAAAGCTCGCAAGAACTCCGGGCAGGGACGAGTTCCAGAAGATCGCCCTTGTTGCGGCAGCAGGAATACTATTAATCGGTCTGATTGGTTTCATCATATATATAATCATGAATCCATTCTTCTCGTAATTTCATTTTTCAGGGTTTAGGAAAATGACCGAAGAAGCTGTAAAAAACAAGATATATGCGATAAAAACGACCGCAAAACAGGAGCGGACGGTTGTCGACAATATAGTCAAGGCTCTGGAGGACCACGACGAGATCAATGTAGTCGCGGTCATGGCTCCCGACGAGCTCAAGGGATACGTTCTCGTAGAAAGCCCCGATCCAATAGCAAGGATCGAGCAGCTCAGGGAGATGGTTCCGAACGCCCGTACGGTGGTGAAGGGCGAGACCTCCTTCCACGAGGTCGAGCATTTCCTCGAGCCGAAACCGGTAGTCAGCGGAATTGACGAAGGTACGATCGTCGAGCTCATCGCCGGACCGTTCAAGGGCGAGAAGGCGATCGTCAAGCGTGTCGACACCTCCAAAGAGGAGATCACGGTCGAACTCTACGAGAGTATGGTTCCGATCCCGATCACTGTCCGCGGGGACAATGTCCGTGTGATCGACAAGATGGCAGAAGACTAAATTTTCTTTTTTATCTTTCCAATTGATAACTTTAAATTACTTAAAGACCAACCTGTACAGACCCAAGCTTTGGCAGACGGTAAACGCCGCCTGTCGGCAAAGGTGATATTACAATGGGAGAAGTAGTCGAGGTTTTGGTACCCGGCGGCAAAGCTACAGCCGGTCCCCCCTTGGGACCCGCACTGGGCCCTCTCGGAATCAATGTGAAGGCAGTTGTTGACGAGATCAACAACAAGACCAGGGAATTTAACGGAATGCAGGTTCCTGTTAAAGTTCAGGTCGACGACAAGAAGAACTTCACAATATCCGTGGGTGTCCCACCCGCAGCAGCACTCGTAATCTCGGAGTGCGGACTTGAGAAGGGTTCAGGCGAACCCAACACAAACAAAGTGGGAGACTTGCCGTTTGAAGCTGCTGTTCGCATTGCCCGCATGAAACTGGACGACATGCTTTCATATGATGTCAAAAACGCCGTAAAGGAAGTTGTTGGCACATGTGTAAGCGTCGGAGTCACAGTAGACGGCAAAAATCCGAAGGATATGTTTGCCCTCATCGATGCAGGCGAATACGACGGCCAGCTAAATTGAACAGACTATGAAAACCCATAGAAGATCCGTAAGGGTCGTTGAACTATGGAGGTATTAATTTGGTAGAAAGGGTCCAGATTCTTAAGGCCGTAAACGAGGCCGTAGAGAAGGCGCCAAAGAGGAATTTTCAGGAGAGTATGGAGATATCCATCAACCTGAAGAATCTCGATATGGCGCAACCGAAAAACCGTATTGATGAGACAATGATTCTGCCTAAGGGAACAGGCAAGACTGTAAAGATTGCCGTTCTCGGAAAAGGAGATATCACCACTCAGGCAAAGGCTGCAAGTGTAGATCTCATCATTGGACCAGAAGAGATAGAGCGTCTCGGCGGCGAGCCGCGTGAAGCAAGGAAAATGGCTGAAGAGTACAACTTCTTCCTTGCAGAAACAGCAGTAATGCCGCTTGTAGGACGTTATCTCGGTACAAGACTTGGTCCCCGCGGTAAAATGCCACAGCCCGTCCCCCCGGGAATGGATGTCGGACCAATCGTTGAGCGTCTTCGCAATTCTGTCAAATTCCGTACAAAGGACAAAATGACATTCCATGTCAGAGTCGGTTCGACCGGCATGAGTCCCGAGGACGTTGCAGAAAACATTGACGCTATCATGAAGAAGGTTGAGTCCAGTCTTGCGAGTGGATCTATGAACGTACGCTCGGTTTATGTAAAGACATCCATGGGCCCTGCAGTGAGGTTGATATAATGCCGTTATATACGACACACCTTCCGCAGTGGAAAAAGGATGAAGTTGGAAAGATCAAAGAACTCTCTGAGCAGTATAAACTGACAGGTCTTGTAGACCTTCACGGTATTCCCGCAAAACAGCTGCAGGAGATGCGCCGCGACCTGAGAGGCTCGGCAGTCCTGAAGATGACGAGAAATACTCTTATTGAGCATGCATTCAGCCAGCTCGGCGGAGACATTTCGGAAATCAACTCATATATCGACGGCCAGAGTGCTTTGATCTACACGAATGAAAACCCCTTCAAGCTTTACAAGAAGCTTAAGGAGACCATGACCAAGATGGTTGCAAAGCCCGGCGACATCGCACCGGAGGATATTTCCGTATCCAAGGGACCGACAGCGTTTCCGCCCGGACCAATCGTCGGTCAGCTTCAGCAGGCAGGAATCCCTGCAGCTATCGAAAGCGGAAAGGTCGTCATTCGTGAAAACAAAACTGTGGTAAAGGCGGGTGAAGAGATCAGCGCCAAGATGGCGGATGTTCTCGCAAAACTCGACGTCAGACCTATCGACGTCGGTTTGAACCTCCAAATCGCGTGTTATGAAGGCACATTCTTTGAGCCGAAAACACTGGACATTGATGAGAACAAGTACTTCAACAATGTTGTCCTTGCAGCTCAGCAGGCATTCAACCTGTCTGTTAATGCAGCATATCCGACCAAGACAACAGCCGGCGCAATCATAGGAAAGGCTGTCCGCGAGGCCAGAAACCTCGGAGTAGAGGCAGCGGTCTATGAAAAGGACGTTGTCGAAATGATCATCGGACGTGCACAGAGAGAGATGCTTGCACTCAGGGCAATTGTTGAATAAAATAAATAAAAGGTGAAAAAAATGGAGTACATCTACGCAGCACTTATTCTGCACAGCGCAGGAAAGGAAATTAATGAAGAGGCTGTCTCAGCAGTTCTGACAGCCGCAGGTATAGCAGTCGACGACAGCAGGGTCAAAGCTCTTATCGCAGCTCTTGACGGAGTTGACATTGCAGAGGCAATCGAGAAATCCGCAGTAGCAGCAGTAGCAGCAGCACCTGTAGCGGCAGCACCCGCAGCAGAAGCAGCACCTGCTCAGGAAGAGGCAGCAGAGGAAGAAGAGAAAGCTGACGAGGAAGGCGGAATGGCCGGTCTCGGAGCACTCTTCGGCTAAATTCTTTTTTTACTTAGTATTCTTTAGCTCAGTACGCAATTCGGCGTATTACCCTGATAATTAAAACAGAATTTTTATTATCTTAAAATCTGAATTTCTAATGTTTGCGGTCGGGGATTAGTGCCGTAAATACTCAAAATATCTGGTCTGATTTATAAAATTTCGTTTGATTTCTAAAAATATCAATGAATCCTGGTGTGTACATTTAATGGTAGCTAAAGGTAAAGCAGATGAAATTCTGTCGAAATGCAGGGATGCCACGTCTCAGGCCGTCGAAAAGGCGACTGTTGTGAAAAAATCCGCATCATCCGGCATTTCATCAGCAATTAGTGATATGCGGGATAAACCGGCGTCAGGTCCGGACCCCGGCGGGAATAAGACAGGATCTTTCGACGGCAATTCGCAAGCCCCAAAAGAGACTGGTGAATGTCTTCTCCCCGGTGAACTGGTCCTCTCCACTTCAGGCGGAGCGGAAGATCGGGAAGAAAGAAGAGCGGATGATACAGGTGAAGAAGAGATCAGGCATTCGACTGATGAGATTATCAACGGATGCGGGAGGAATATTGCAGACTGCTTCAAGTCCGGTCTGCGTGATAAAAAACTGCTGACAATTGCCGGAGCAATGGGGATTGTATGGCTGATAATAAGCCTGCTTCCGGCGATCGGAATAAATCCCCTGCCCGTTCAGTTCCTTTCGTTCCTGACGTTCGCCCAGGGCGGACTTACAGGGGGAGGGCTCGGATTTATCGGGGGAATTATCGGGAAAGGTCTGATCGCCTATTTCGTAACTCTCGTGATCGCAGGAAGGATCACCTCCAAAAGCACTGTCTCGTCTCTCCGCTCATTTAAGGCGAATATCTCCGGGAAAAAATGGGATTCGGTCTCCATTGCTCCCCTGCTGATCGGTGTGGGATCGGCTCTCGTGATCTACAACTTCCTTGCAGGGACGTCGAGTGTATTCAACTGCATGGTGGGAGTTGTGGCATTCATAGTTGCCGCCCGGTCCCTTTCTTCGGGAAAGGGCTGTATCAGGAAGATCTTTGCCTCCCTGTTTGCAAAGGACGGACGTGCTGATACCGGTTTTGTTACAAAAATTATGGCCGGATGGGCGGCAGGATTCGGACTTGGGGCAGTCCTGTCCCTTCTTGGAGGAATACTCGGGGGCTACATCTGCTATATCGCTGGAGTCGTCATACTGCTGGCAGGAGCCGGGCTTGTGTATTCCTCGGGAAGAAAGGAAGGTGCATCTGCATGAACCGGACAACTAAAGTCCTGATATTCGCACTGGCCTTTTTCCTGCTCGCCGGTATTGCATCTGCGAGCTATTCACTTACGGATACCGGTAGTTACGACTATGTTCTTGGTGAAAAGTACATCCACAGCATGGAGGGGGACGAGTATGTCGTCGAGATGCCCATTAATGTTTATAAAAAAGGGACCGGCGATCTCCTCGCAACTGAGGACACCCTCCTGATAGTGGGAAATCTTGGCAAGGTGGAGCCTGAATCACTTCGCGTGGATGTATCCACCCTTCCAGTGGAGATATCCAGCTATACATACGGCAATCCCTCTGTCGATGAATACACCGGAACCGGAGAGGTCACGGGCAGCTATTATATGCTGACCGATTTCGGCATCAACCGCAAGTCCCAGACAATAGATGAATTTGTTTCCTACCTTAAAGGCGAGCTTCAAAAAGAGGTCGAAGGCTCCAGTGCGAATATCGAGTATATCGATACGACCGTAAACGGTCACCGTGTTGTAGGTGTTCTTGAAGTTGTTGACGATTCCAACTGGAAGGCGGGCGGCATAAACACCGACAACCACAGGAGCAACCGTTTTGTCTATTATGTCATCAGGGAGGACTTTTATCCCGAAGGTTCAGGGTTTGCGTATTTCAAAATAGACGGAAGCTTCAGCCTCACGCATACTCTCGGGAGAAAACTGTCCAGCTACCCTTACCCCTCGGAGAGCCAGATCAACTCCGCAATATCGGAGATGGATCGTGCTCTTGCAAATGCGATGACCTTCCTCGATTCGGTAATCGATGACGCGGCGAATGCAAAGGCGAAACTTATCGTCGGTAATTATGATGAGGTCTTTGGCGGCTACGGGGCGGGTGCGTTCTCGATAAACACACTTGCAGGCGGCCCGGGAGATACTGATTACGGGATTCCGCTTGTAATAGTAATGGGGATTCTTGCAACAGGCGCCGCACTTGCCGGCGCTTCGGCGGCTTCCAGCGAAGGTGTCCTTGAGAGCGGACGTACAAGCACGTACAGGATGAGAATCCGGAAGGATTTCGGGGACTATGTAAAATGCGGTGCCGATCCCGAGACGCTCTATGCAGCAATAATTGAGACGACCGCGGAAGGAAACGAGATCGAAAGGGAAGACCTCTCGTCGTCGATTACGATGTCGTCAGGCGGCGGTCTTGTTGTCGGCGACCAGGCACTCTCGGGCGGGTACATGGCCGCTTTAATCTCGGCGGCCGAAGATGAGGCTGCCGAAGAGGGTGTAGTCAGGGTATCCTATACCGGAAAGGGCGGGTCGTTTACAAACAACATCCGTTTCAGGATAATCGGAAAGCCACGGATTGAGTTCCCCGAACAGGGCGATGCACTGGATATGCGGCTGAATGTATTCTACGGCGACGGCCTGACCTATGATGTCGAAGTGGAGCTCGTAAACTTCCTGGAGCCACCAAAGGAGATCACAGTCAGCAAATCGGATGAGGCGCCTGTTTCATGTTCAGTCGGAAAAGCAGACAAAGCAGCGGCCGGCGATAACCGCTACATAGTAAAGGTTGTCAACAACAGCCCTCTTCCCGAAAAAGACGCACAGGTCAGGAGTTTTCCTGTATGGGTTAAGACGACAACCTCAGAAGATAAGATCGTCGAGGACAGTTTTACCTTGTACTTATATCCCGAGGGCCTCAGTGTCACCGGTGTGGTGTACGACAAGGAAGGGCATGCACAGTTTGCGGCATACGACGATACCAACACCGAAGAGGACGATGTCATGGAGACAGACTTCTTCGTTAACCTTGCCGTAAGAGTAACCGAGAATGGCAAAGAGGTAGTAAAGCTTGTCGAAGGGACGGATTATGCCCCTGAATTCAGCAGCCTTAAAGGAACGGACCAGAAAACCGGCGTCCTGACCTCGAAGTTCAGGTACGAGATCGAAAAGAGGCCCGACAATACGAATAAGGCGTACAAATTTATGCCCTCACAGCAGGTAGGCGAGCCCGACAACGACCCGTATTACCTTACCCTTCCGATATCCTGTGAGTACGCCAACGAGACATACGAACTCAATCTCCCTGTAAGGCTTATAGGCGACAAACTCGGCGTAAGAAGCGACCGGGAAAGGGAACTCGAACTCCTGAAGACGAGGGTTCAGAAGTTCGGAATGAGTCCGGAGGTCGCACGTTTCCTGAGAGAGAACGCAGGCAGTCTTTCGGCCGCCCAGATCCGCCTGATCAGCAAGAAGATCGTCTATGATTCGATCGTCTACTATACACAGGAGTCCGCTGACTTCATGCAGACAGCCGATTCGATGAACGACTGGATAAACTACCTGACTGTTGTAAAATGGTTTGGAGATCAGGCGTTCTCATACCTTGCGACGATCTATTTCGGCCCTGCTGCAGAGGCGATCCTTACCCCGGCGAAGGAGCTTTCTGTCGAGATTGTCGGTGAACTGTCGTCAGATCTCTTTATGGGATATCCTGTTGACTGGAACGAGATAAAATCAGGGCAGCACATATCTGAGATGATAGAGAACTATGTGAAGTCATGCTTCGAAGATATCGGGAAGGCCAGCCCGAAGAAACTTGCATACGTTATCGCGGGCCTGTGTATGTTCAACCTGATACGCCACTACACGTTCGACCTTGACGAGAACGGAAAGCGCAACTGGTATAATGCATTTATCTCGGCATTCTCCGATATATCTCTTGAATTCTTCAAGAATAAATTCGGAAGCTTCCTGAAAGGAAAGCTCGACGATCCGAACTCCGGCATATCGAAACTTCTCAAATCTTCGACTGTCAGGATGCTCGAAGAGATGATGCCCGAGGGCAGATTGTCGGTACCGGGTGTAAATTCGCTTACCGACGACGCAACGGCCGGAACGGCACTCAAGAAATATGTCGAGGAGATTTTCGGCCTTGGCGCATCCTATGTGACACAGACGGCAGGAAAGATTGCAGCCGAGGGAGTCTTCG
Protein-coding regions in this window:
- a CDS encoding protein translocase SEC61 complex subunit gamma, with product MAFKFDEELFKKYWRVLKLARTPGRDEFQKIALVAAAGILLIGLIGFIIYIIMNPFFS
- the rpl12p gene encoding 50S ribosomal protein P1, with the protein product MEYIYAALILHSAGKEINEEAVSAVLTAAGIAVDDSRVKALIAALDGVDIAEAIEKSAVAAVAAAPVAAAPAAEAAPAQEEAAEEEEKADEEGGMAGLGALFG
- a CDS encoding 50S ribosomal protein L1, which gives rise to MVERVQILKAVNEAVEKAPKRNFQESMEISINLKNLDMAQPKNRIDETMILPKGTGKTVKIAVLGKGDITTQAKAASVDLIIGPEEIERLGGEPREARKMAEEYNFFLAETAVMPLVGRYLGTRLGPRGKMPQPVPPGMDVGPIVERLRNSVKFRTKDKMTFHVRVGSTGMSPEDVAENIDAIMKKVESSLASGSMNVRSVYVKTSMGPAVRLI
- a CDS encoding 50S ribosomal protein L11; protein product: MGEVVEVLVPGGKATAGPPLGPALGPLGINVKAVVDEINNKTREFNGMQVPVKVQVDDKKNFTISVGVPPAAALVISECGLEKGSGEPNTNKVGDLPFEAAVRIARMKLDDMLSYDVKNAVKEVVGTCVSVGVTVDGKNPKDMFALIDAGEYDGQLN
- the ftsZ gene encoding cell division protein FtsZ; translated protein: MKSIVEEALSRANEDAEMIVDRPQDNDEELEEILRSLRTEITVVGCGGGGSNTVTRMAEEGIDGATLLAVNTDAQHLIRTKADKRILIGRQRTKGFGAGSVPQVGEEAALENEEEIRGVLSNSDMVFITAGLGGGTGTGSAPVIANAAREQGALTIAIVTLPFTAEGAIRMENAEAGLERLRDVADTVIVVPNDRLLEVVPRLPLHAAFKVSDEVLMRAVKGITELITQPGLVNLDFADVRTVMERGGVAMIGMGESDSEDKAADSVKKALRSPLLDVDISNASAALVNVVGGPDMTMEEAEGVVQEVYERIDPDARIIWGAQVDPEMHHKMRTMLVVTGVNSPQIYGRGEDSGTQSGQPRREYDIDFLR
- a CDS encoding transcription elongation factor Spt5, with amino-acid sequence MTEEAVKNKIYAIKTTAKQERTVVDNIVKALEDHDEINVVAVMAPDELKGYVLVESPDPIARIEQLREMVPNARTVVKGETSFHEVEHFLEPKPVVSGIDEGTIVELIAGPFKGEKAIVKRVDTSKEEITVELYESMVPIPITVRGDNVRVIDKMAED
- a CDS encoding 50S ribosomal protein L10, translated to MPLYTTHLPQWKKDEVGKIKELSEQYKLTGLVDLHGIPAKQLQEMRRDLRGSAVLKMTRNTLIEHAFSQLGGDISEINSYIDGQSALIYTNENPFKLYKKLKETMTKMVAKPGDIAPEDISVSKGPTAFPPGPIVGQLQQAGIPAAIESGKVVIRENKTVVKAGEEISAKMADVLAKLDVRPIDVGLNLQIACYEGTFFEPKTLDIDENKYFNNVVLAAQQAFNLSVNAAYPTKTTAGAIIGKAVREARNLGVEAAVYEKDVVEMIIGRAQREMLALRAIVE